GAAGGCGAGGTGCGGGTTGCCGCTCTCCTCGCGCAGGAAGTGCAGCATCGAGGTGCTGGCGTCGCCGGTGAGGGTCTGCAGCCGGTCGGTGACCACCAGCGCGCCCGCGTTGATGAACGGATTGCGCGGAATGCCGTTCTCCGCCTCCAGTTGGACCAGGGAGTTGAAGGGCGTACCGGACGGCTCGCGGCCGACCCGCTTCCAGATGTCACCGTCCCCCTGGCTCCCGTGGCTCTGCGCCATCACCAGCGCCAGCGAGAACGCCTTGGAGATCGACTGGACGGAGAACGGCACCTCCCAGTCGCCGACCCCGTACACCGCACCGTGGATGTCGGCCACCGCCATCCCGAACCGGTCCACGGAGACCCGCTCCAGCGCCGGTATGTAGTCGGCGACCCGCCCCTGACGCACGAACGGCCGGGCGTGGGCCGCTACCTCCTCGAGAACGGCCTGGTAGTCCATGACGGACACGCTAACCCGACGTGAGCAGCGCCCCCATCGGGGCCCCCGCCAGCGACTTCACCTCCCGCGCGAGGTGCGCCTGGTCCGCGTATCCGGCGCGCGCCGCGACCTCGGCCCGGGGCACTCCGGAGCGCGCCAGGTCGAGCGCGCGCA
The sequence above is a segment of the Streptomyces lydicus genome. Coding sequences within it:
- a CDS encoding glutaminase is translated as MDYQAVLEEVAAHARPFVRQGRVADYIPALERVSVDRFGMAVADIHGAVYGVGDWEVPFSVQSISKAFSLALVMAQSHGSQGDGDIWKRVGREPSGTPFNSLVQLEAENGIPRNPFINAGALVVTDRLQTLTGDASTSMLHFLREESGNPHLAFDQAVADSEAEHGDRNAALAHFMASFGNLENPVPSVIEHYFWQCSIEMSCRDLAVAGGFLARHGLRADGSRLLEAREAKRINAVMLTCGTYDAAGEFAYRVGLPAKSGVGGGIIAVIPGRCTLCVWSPGLDARGNSVAGAAALDHFTTLTGWSVF